A single region of the Fenollaria sporofastidiosus genome encodes:
- a CDS encoding YidC/Oxa1 family membrane protein insertase, whose product MLGKILGYLFNFIYDQLASMGSEPANFSFLAMTIIISTVVVKLLVLPLQISSTKKMKKTADLQPKVKEIQEKYGYDQQIASQKVMELYRKEGASITGGCLPLLIQFPILIAFFQVCQNPAINAFGAEKYAAMQKTFFWIKDLSVADPYWYGLPLIATAVTFLMSVTTPKVGITDENQAKSMNIMQYFMPMMTFFFTIKYPAGLALYWGVSSLFAAIQQFVQNRIIKKEEVIVSEKEI is encoded by the coding sequence ATGTTAGGTAAAATTCTAGGTTACCTGTTTAATTTCATATATGACCAGCTTGCAAGTATGGGCTCTGAGCCAGCGAACTTCTCATTTTTGGCAATGACTATCATAATCTCGACTGTTGTTGTGAAATTATTGGTACTGCCACTACAGATATCTTCTACTAAGAAGATGAAGAAGACTGCGGACTTGCAGCCTAAGGTTAAGGAGATTCAAGAAAAGTACGGCTACGATCAACAGATTGCCTCTCAAAAGGTTATGGAGCTTTATAGAAAAGAGGGCGCGTCAATTACTGGCGGCTGTCTTCCACTACTTATTCAGTTCCCAATCTTGATTGCCTTTTTCCAAGTGTGTCAAAATCCTGCAATCAACGCGTTTGGTGCAGAAAAGTATGCTGCTATGCAAAAGACATTCTTCTGGATTAAGGACTTATCAGTTGCTGACCCGTATTGGTATGGTCTTCCACTAATCGCAACAGCTGTAACATTCTTAATGAGTGTGACTACTCCAAAGGTTGGCATCACTGACGAGAATCAAGCTAAGTCGATGAACATAATGCAGTATTTTATGCCGATGATGACTTTTTTCTTTACAATTAAGTATCCTGCTGGACTAGCTCTTTATTGGGGTGTGTCAAGCTTATTTGCTGCAATTCAACAATTTGTGCAAAACAGGATTATTAAGAAAGAGGAGGTAATTGTAAGTGAAAAAGAGATTTGA
- the jag gene encoding RNA-binding cell elongation regulator Jag/EloR: MKKRFEAKTVEEAIVQAELDLGMHRDEFTVDVINEDTKGFLGIGAKNAVIEVDYTINVEEHCSCGCEGHHHDNDNDNDNDNDNDNDNDNCGDHIKVLKNFLNEFFRLFEVKASYKIDEADDIITVLIKGETSEDTSKLIGKKGAVLDSMNTIAQIQLNRNLDEFKRLFIDIGDYRKKRQEKVRELAIQGCERARKYGTKVSLEYMTSYDRRIVHETLAGIEGVKTFSEGNEPHRRVCIIAK; encoded by the coding sequence GTGAAAAAGAGATTTGAAGCTAAGACTGTAGAAGAAGCCATCGTTCAAGCGGAATTGGACCTTGGCATGCATAGGGACGAATTTACTGTTGATGTAATAAATGAAGATACTAAGGGTTTCTTAGGTATCGGCGCGAAGAATGCTGTGATCGAGGTTGACTATACTATAAACGTAGAAGAACATTGCAGCTGCGGCTGTGAAGGTCACCACCATGACAATGACAATGACAATGATAACGACAATGATAACGACAATGACAATGACAATTGTGGAGATCATATAAAAGTATTAAAGAACTTCCTAAATGAGTTCTTTAGACTATTTGAAGTAAAGGCTTCGTACAAGATTGACGAGGCGGATGATATAATCACGGTACTAATCAAGGGCGAGACTTCTGAAGATACATCGAAGCTTATCGGTAAGAAGGGTGCGGTTTTGGACTCGATGAACACTATAGCGCAAATTCAGCTAAACAGAAACTTAGACGAGTTCAAGAGATTATTCATCGACATCGGTGATTACAGAAAGAAAAGACAAGAAAAAGTTAGAGAGCTTGCTATACAAGGTTGTGAAAGGGCTAGAAAGTATGGTACTAAGGTTTCATTAGAGTACATGACTAGCTATGACAGACGTATCGTTCACGAAACCTTAGCAGGTATTGAAGGCGTAAAAACATTTTCTGAGGGCAACGAGCCTCACAGAAGAGTTTGTATCATAGCGAAGTAA
- the mnmE gene encoding tRNA uridine-5-carboxymethylaminomethyl(34) synthesis GTPase MnmE: MRTICAISTAMQPGAIAIIRMSGRESFAIAKKIFRSSSGKSDFKSKYMYFGRIYDGDDFVDEVLITFMKAPNTYTTEDMVEIYSHGSVISQRRILNLLLKHGAELAERGEFTKKAFIGGRIDITQAEAVADMINAKTDMSYNLSLKAFDGSVRDFINGLADSLKMLIANIEVAIDYPEEDIEEISYERITATLTDVKEKLSSHMKRASTSSLIKDGIKTSIVGVPNVGKSSLLNTFTREETAIVSNIEGTTRDMITEYVDLEGISLKLMDTAGIREASDEIERMGVAISKKAIKDADLVLAVFDYSKPMSDGDKDIIELVQDKKHIYILNKVDEGENGDYLDHFEQGAKFILTSLKTGEGFDALKDMIKEMFLGGEISQDDLVYANIREMDLLNKAHSAISEALGDAESRQVYDLLIVNIRSALDSLLEVLGEKLDSEILDKIFQNFCIGK, encoded by the coding sequence ATGAGAACTATATGTGCAATATCAACTGCAATGCAGCCGGGCGCCATCGCCATCATCAGGATGAGCGGCAGGGAGAGCTTTGCTATTGCGAAGAAGATATTTCGCTCATCGAGCGGCAAAAGTGATTTCAAAAGTAAATATATGTACTTCGGTAGAATTTACGACGGGGACGACTTCGTAGATGAGGTTTTGATCACCTTTATGAAGGCGCCAAATACCTACACTACCGAGGATATGGTTGAGATTTATTCGCACGGTAGCGTGATAAGTCAAAGAAGGATACTTAATCTCCTTCTGAAGCATGGCGCAGAACTTGCTGAGCGCGGTGAATTTACGAAGAAGGCCTTTATTGGCGGCAGGATCGACATCACGCAGGCTGAAGCTGTCGCTGACATGATTAACGCAAAGACCGACATGAGCTACAATCTATCCTTAAAAGCCTTTGATGGCTCAGTTCGTGACTTTATTAATGGTCTTGCGGATAGTCTTAAGATGCTTATTGCGAACATCGAGGTCGCTATCGACTACCCTGAAGAGGACATCGAAGAGATCAGCTACGAGCGCATCACTGCTACACTTACGGATGTGAAGGAAAAGCTTTCAAGCCATATGAAGCGCGCCTCTACATCGTCACTTATCAAAGACGGCATCAAGACGTCCATCGTCGGTGTGCCAAACGTAGGCAAGTCATCCTTACTAAACACATTCACACGCGAGGAAACGGCCATAGTCTCGAACATCGAAGGCACTACGCGTGACATGATTACTGAGTACGTCGACCTTGAGGGCATCAGCCTTAAGCTTATGGACACGGCAGGCATACGCGAGGCCTCGGACGAGATCGAGCGTATGGGTGTCGCGATATCGAAGAAGGCGATCAAGGACGCAGACCTTGTGCTTGCAGTCTTTGACTACTCCAAGCCTATGAGTGATGGCGACAAGGATATCATAGAACTGGTTCAGGACAAAAAGCACATATATATATTAAATAAGGTAGACGAAGGAGAAAATGGTGACTACCTTGACCACTTTGAGCAAGGCGCGAAGTTTATCCTAACGAGCCTAAAGACGGGCGAAGGCTTCGACGCGCTTAAGGATATGATTAAGGAGATGTTCTTAGGCGGCGAGATATCGCAAGATGACCTAGTTTATGCGAACATTAGGGAGATGGACCTCTTAAATAAGGCGCACTCAGCCATAAGCGAGGCACTTGGCGATGCTGAAAGTAGGCAGGTCTACGACTTA